ATCATTTAAGCTCATTTACCCGAAACTCACTACTTTTGGACTTTAAGCTGAAATCATTATGAAAAAATCCAACTATACTTTTTATCTTTTTTCTAAGATTTTAGCATTAAAAATCAGGCTGTTACTGCGTTTCCGTTATAAGATCTCTTTTCAGGGTTTGGAAATTATCCGCCGAAATTCACCGGTGCTTTATCTACCCAATCACCAGGCATTGATTGATCCTATCATATTGCTGAGCCATATTTACAGGTTTTCGACGGCTGCTCCGGTTATCTCCGAAAAATACTATGATATACCTTTAGCAAAATGGTTATTAAGAAATATGGGCGCTGTAAGGGTGAGTGACCTGGAATCCGGCAGCCGCGATATCAATGTATTGAAACTGATTACCCGTTCGGTGTACAAGGCTTTTCTCCGGAACAAAAATATTGTCATCTATCCTGCCGGGCAATTAGCCGGACAA
The genomic region above belongs to Bacteroidales bacterium and contains:
- a CDS encoding 1-acyl-sn-glycerol-3-phosphate acyltransferase produces the protein MKKSNYTFYLFSKILALKIRLLLRFRYKISFQGLEIIRRNSPVLYLPNHQALIDPIILLSHIYRFSTAAPVISEKYYDIPLAKWLLRNMGAVRVSDLESGSRDINVLKLITRSVYKAFLRNKNIVIYPAGQLAGQGYEKIFNKKSTYHIVNKLPDNVQIIGVRMTGLWGSMFSKAKTGKSPDFFIQLLRGFLFTLANLLFFVPKRKVLVEFEDLTQLAREQATLGQKPFNLFLEEFFNVRGEEEPQFLKHIFYLPKLK